The genomic stretch CAATATGTAAATGCGAGATATATGTTGCCTGATGAAATTCGCGTAGTGGAAATGGATAACGACGATGCTTGGGTGCGCGATTCTGGACCAACTTTTGTGGTCAATGATTCTGGTGACGTACGTGGTGTGGATTGGTCATTTAACTCTTGGGGTGGATTGGTCGATGGTTTGTACTTCCCGTGGGATAAAGATGATCAAGTCGCTCAAAAAATATGCGAATTAGAGCGAAAAGATCGTTATCGCTTAGCTGATTTTGTGTTAGAAGGAGGTTCCATTCATGTCGATGGTGAAGGCACGCTTGTAACGACAGAAGAATGCTTATTATCAGAAGGTCGCAATCCACAACTTTCAAAACAGCAAATCGAAATGGTTTTAAAAGAGTATTTAAATTTAGAAAAAATTATTTGGTTAAAACGAGGAATTTATTTAGATGAAACGAATGGTCATGTAGATAATATTTTCAATTATGTACGCCCAGGTGTAGTAGCGCTCGCGTGGACAGATGATGAAACTGATCCGCAGTATGAAATTTCTAAAGAATGCTTTGATATTTTATCGAATGAAACCGATGCAAAAGGGCGCAAATTAGAAGTGCATAAAATAAATGTACCAAAACCAATTTTAATTACCGATGAAGAAAGTAAAGGTGTAGATGCTGTGGAAGGAACGCTACCACGGGAAGAAGGCGACCGACTGGCAGCAAGCTATATTAATTACTACACAGCGAATGGTGGAGTGGTTTTCCCGCTATTTGGGGATCCAAATGATGAACTTGCCCGCGAAAAATTACGTCAACTTTATCCAAACTGTGAAGTGGTTGGTGTGAAAGCAAGAGAAATTTTACTTGGTGGCGGAAATATTCACTGTATTACTCAACAGGTGCCAAGAGGATAAGGAGTGAACAGCATGAATCAAAAAATAGTCGTGGCACTAGGTGGAAATGCAATTTTATCGAGTGATGCCAGTGCTGAAGCGCAACAAAGTGCACTTGAAAAAACAGCCGAATATTTGGTGCAATTTATCGAAAACGGGGATGATTTAATTATTTCGCATGGAAATGGACCGCAAGTAGGCAACCTGATGCTGCAACAACATGCGGGAGCTTCTGAAAAGAATCCAGCAATGCCGCTTGATACGTGTGTCGCAATGACGCAAGGGAGTATTGGCTACTGGATGCAAAATGCGTTAGATAAAGCATTTTTAAAACACGGGCTAGATAAAGTAGCGGTTTCATTAATTACACAAGTTGTTGTGGATAAAGATGATCCTGCTTTTAAAAAACCAACCAAACCAATTGGGCCTTTTCTTACTAAAGAAGAGGCTGAAAAGGAAATGGCAGAAACTGGTGCAATATTTCTTGAGGACGCTGGTCGAGGTTACCGTAAAGTTGTACCATCTCCTCGCCCGCTTAGTATTAAAGAACATCAAATTATTAAACAATTGGTTGATAGTGGTGTTGTGACTATTTCTGCTGGTGGAGGCGGAGTTTCGGTCGTTGAAAATGGCCTTGATTTATCTGGGGTAGAGACCGTAATCGATAAAGATTTTGCTTCTGAAAAACTTGCAGAACTAATTAGTGCGGATTTGTTGGTTATTTTAACAGGGGTGGAAAATGTTTATATCAATTATAATCAGCCAAATCAAAAGAAACTTGAAAGAGTTACCGTTTCAGAATTAGAAAAATATATTGATGAGAAACAATTTGCAGCAGGAAGTATGTTGCCCAAAATCGAAGCAGCAACAGCTTTTGTCAAAGAAAGACCAAATGCCAAAGCAATAATCACCTCGCTTGAAAATATTGGCGCCATGCTAGAACATGGGGCAGGGACAGTGATTATTGCGGGCTAGTAGAATAGGGCGAAATCCGGGTACTTGTTACTCGGTTTTTGTCTTGTAAAACAGTATTTCATGTATAATGTGGTTATGAAGTAATAGGAGGAGAATGAGGATGGGACAACTGAAAGGGTTGCCGGTAGAGGACGGATTCAGAATGCCAGGAGAATACGAACCTCATATTGGCTGTTTCATGATTTGGCCAGAAAGACCTGATAACTGGCGGCTTGGTGGAAAGCCAGCGCAACAAAACTATAAAGAAGTTGCAGTCGCTATTTCAAATTTTGAGCCAGTCACTATGTTTGTATCACCAAATCAATATAAAAATGCTCGTAAAGAACTTCCGGATACCATTCGTGTTATCGAAATGAGTAATGATGATGCGTGGATACGCGATTATGGACCAAGTTTTTTGGTGAATGATAAGGGAGAAATGCGTGGTGTTGACTGGGGATTTAATGCTTGGGGTGGTCTTCTTGATGGTCTATATTTTCCGTGGGATAAAGATAATCAAATTGCAAAAAAAGTTTGTGATTTAGAGCGACTTGATTACTACTCACAGAATGATTTTATTTTAGAAGGTTGTTCCATTCATGTAGACGGTGAAGGGACGCTGGTTACGACAGAAGAGTGTCTGTTATCAGAAGGAAGGAATCCGAATTTAACCAAAATAGAAATCGAACAAACTTTAAAAAAATATTTCCATGTACAAAAGGTAATTTGGCTTAAGCATGGCTTCTATCTTGACGAAACAAACGGACATGTAGATAACATTTTTAACTTTGTGGCACCTGGCGAAGTTGTTTTATCGTGGACGGATAACAAAAGTGATCCGCAGTATGAAATTTCAAGAGAATGCTATGATATTTTAGCTAACCAAACAGATGCTAAGGGAAGAACTTTTATAATACATAAACTACATTGTCCGGATCCAGTACTTATTACGCAAACAGAGAGCGAAGGTGTGGAGGCGATTAATGGAACTTTCCCTAGACAGGCTGGAGATCGATTAGCTGCTAGTTATGTAAATTACTATACAGCGAATGGTGCTATTATTTTCCCATTGTTTGATGATCCAAAAGATAAAGATGCGCAGGAATTACTTGAACAGTTATATCCTGATAGAAAAATTGTGGGGATTAAAGCACGTGAGATTTTGCTAGGCGGCGGAAATATTCACTGTATCACGCAACATCTCCCTGATAAAAGTACGATACGTGAATAAAAAGGAGACTTGAAGTATGGACTTTTTCGAAATTTCCAGTAAGACTGTAGCTTCCCTAACTCGGAATGAGCGGATTTTATTTGACTATGTCGTTAAGAATATGAATTTAATTAAAAATCAAAGTATTCGAGAAGTTTCTGCAGAATGCTTTGTTTCAACAACAACTTTTTTGCGTTTTGTAAGAAAGCTTGGATTTACTGGTTATAGCGAGTTTACAACAGTCTTAAAGTTCACTTTACTTGGGCATACAGAGCTAAAACCGTCCCCATTTGTCGTAGAACAGTCGGATTATCGTGAAGAATATTTGAAAAACATTATTGAATCTGTCCGAGTTTTAGAACCAAGTAAAATCAAGAAAATCACCAAAAAACTAGTAAGCAAACCGCGAATTTATTTTTTTGCTAAAGGGCTGAGTAAACATGCTGCGAAATACATCAAATATCTCTATACAATGAGCGGATTTTTGGTAGAGTTTCCTGAAGATTATCAGTATCGCCAAGCTGTATTGCCGCATATTGGTAAAGATGATTTAGTTTTTATCCTTACGTACGGTGGACATGACATTGAATTAATCCAAACTGCCCAAAAACTAAAAAGCAGAAATGAAACGCCCATGTTGATTTCGATTACTGGGGCTGATAATAATATTATTCAAAATATGAGTGATATTAATTTATATATTTTTACAGATGAAATTGAAATGAATAATTTAGATATTACTTCTCGCATCTCTACAATTGCAATTATGGAGCTAATCTTATACCAGTTTATGGAAGATGAAACTAGTAGTTTTTAATTGTTAAGAATTGATAAATAAGTCACAAGTCTGATACAAGGAGACTTGACTTGTGGTAAAATGAACTTTGACTTTTAAAAAAAGAAAAGGAAGTGAGTGCCTGGTGGATTTTATTACCTATATCATTGATTTTATTTTGCACATTGACCAACATTTAGTGGAGATTATAAATAATTTTGGAATTTGGACTTACATTATTTTGTTCCTGATTGTTTTTATAGAGACTGGATTGGTAGTATTTCCATTTTTACCAGGAGATTCATTACTATTCGCAGCCGGTGCATTATCTGTATTAGATGGTTCGATTTTACATATTGTTCCGCTAATTATTACTTTATGGTTAGCAGCAGTTCTAGGCGATACAGTGAACTATCATATCGGTAAAAAGATTGGAACATCCATACCAGAAGATAGCTGGTTTGGGAAACTAATAAATAAAGAAAAAATGGAAAAAGCGGAGGCGTTCTTCAATAAACATGGTGGAAAAACAATTTTTATTGCTAGGTTCATGCCTTTTATTCGCACGTTCGCGCCATTTGTAGCTGGAGCAAGCCGTATGAATTATCGTTATTTCTTAAATTATAATATTTTAGGGGCAACTGTTTGGGTATTACTTTGTACGCTCGCGGGTTACTTCTTCGGGAACTTCCCAATCGTTAAAGACAACTTCTCGTTAGTAGTAATCGGAATTATCGTAGTTTCCGTTATCCCAATGGTAGTTTCGTTCATTAAAAGTAAAATGGACAAAAAAAGCGCAGAATAATCTCTGTGCTTTTTTTATTTCCCGGGAAATCTCTCGCATACATGACAAACTTTTGGGGTAATTAGTTAGGAAGAGGTGATGAAAATGGAACAAGCATTGAATATTACATCTGAAATTGGCAAACTCCAAACAGTTCTTGTAAAGAGGCCGGGTTCTGAACTCGAAAATATCACACCAGAATACCTAGAATCTTTATTATTTGATGATATACCGTATTTAAAAATGATGCAGAAGGAACATGATTTTTTTGCTAAAACAATGAAAGATTCAAACATCGAAGTACTCTACTTAGAAAAACTAGCTGCTGAAGCATTACGAGAAGCTAACAATAAAGAGTCTTTTTTAACGAAAATGATTAAAGAATCCAATCAAATGGACGAAAGTGCGCTATATGTACGAGATTATTTGATGTCTTTTGACGAGGAAGAAATGATTAGAAAACTTATGTCCGGTTTAAAAAAATCAGAAATCCCCGAACGCAAAAAGAAACACTTAAATGAAATGATGGACGAACAATATCCATTTTTCCTAGATCCATTACCAAATTTGTATTTCACTCGAGATCCAGCAGCTGTTATTGGTAACGGTGTGACGATTAATAGAATGTTCCAGCCAGCTAGAAGGCGAGAGTCGATGTTTATCGAGCTGATTTTGAAACATCATCCTCGTTTTAGTAATCAAGAAATTCCGGTATGGTCAGGGCGCGGAGAGCCGTTTTCTTTAGAAGGTGGAGATGAGTTAGTTCTAAATGAAGAGACTGTTCTTGTCGGTGTATCTGAGCGAACGGATGCACGAGCAGTCGAACGGCTTGCAGAAAGTTTATTTAGTCGTTCTCCAAAAATTAAACGAGTTTTAGCTGTTGAAATTCCTGAAACAAGGTCATTTATGCATTTGGATACGGTTTTCACCATGGTTAATTTTGCACAGTTCACGATTCATCCAGCAATTCAAAATCAACAAGGAGAACTTAATATATACATTTTAGAAAAAAGTGAGAATGGATTAGAAATTACTCCGCGAAGAGATTTTCAGCGCGTGATTGCGGAGGTTTTGGATGAGCCAGAAATTGATTTTATTCCTTGTGGCGGAGAAGATGTAATTGTTTCGGCGCGAGAGCAGTGGAATGATGGGGCAAACACGTTAGCAATTGCTCCTGGAGAAGTAATTACATATGATCGAAATCAAGTATCAAACGATCTGTTAAGAAGTGCGGGTATTAAGGTTCATGAAGTGATTAGTTCGGAGCTTTCTAGAGGCCGCGGGGGGCCAAGATGTATGACGATGCCGCTTGTTAGAGAAAATCTAAAATAAGTCTTTAAAAACGAGAATTCCCCTGCAAAACAAGACTTTCGTAAAAAGTATTGCCGGCTATTTTGAGATGTGCTATAGTGTTTTCAAACCAGAATTTTCGAGAAATATCTTGCTGGTTAGTTAGCGCTATGATATAATATTTTATTGTGAGTAATTATAAATTATTCCTTGCTCGCTCTTGATTTTAAGGCTTGCTAAAGGCAGTCTGAATTTCAGGGATATGGTATGGTTTCATGCTATATCAGAGCCGCTTAAGACCACAAGGAGGTGTAGAGTAGATGGCTAGAAAGTACGAAATTATGTACATCATTCGCCCAAACATTGAAGAAGATGAGAAAAAAGCTGTTGTAGAACGCTTTGACGGAATCTTAACTGAAAATGGTGCGGAGATCATCGAATCAAAAGAATGGGGTAAACGTCGCTTAGCATACGAAATCAATGACTATCGTGATGGTTTTTACCACATCGTGAAATTAAACGCTGATAAAGCAGATTCTATCAACGAATTTGACCGTTTAGCTAAAATTTCTGATGATATCATTCGTCATATGGTAATTAAAGAAGAAGCATAAGAATTCATTCAAGGCTAGGACCTTGATTTACTAAACGAGAGGAGGTTGGTTTTGCATGATGAATCGTGTAGTACTTGTAGGACGCTTAACAAAAGATCCTGAATTACGTTACACTCCAGCTGGTGTGGCTGTTGCGACTTTTACATTAGCTGTAAATCGCACTTTCACTAACCAACAAGGAGAACGAGAAGCTGACTTTATTAATTGTGTTGTTTGGCGTAAACCGGCAGAAAACGTTGCTAATTTCCTGAAGAAAGGAAGCATGGCGGGCGTTGATGGCCGTGTTCAAACTCGTAATTACGAGGGGAACGACGGTAAACGTGTTTATGTGACTGAAATTGTAGCAGAGAGTGTTCAATTCCTTGAACCGCGTAATTCTAATGGCGGTGGCGGAAATAACTATCAAAGTGGCAATAACAACAATAATTATAATAGCGGTGGAAATAACTTCGGACAAGCACCTACAAATAACGGTGGATTCGGACAGGACCAGCAACAATCTCAAAATCAAAATTATCAATCCACTAATAATGATCCTTTTGCAAGTGATGGTAAGCCAATCGACATTTCTGATGACGATTTGCCATTCTAAATTCATTTTAGCGGTTTGAACTTTAAGATAGGAGGAACTTTCAATGGCTGGAGGACGCAGAGGCGGACGCCGTCGGAAAAAAGTATGTTACTTTACTTCCAATGGTATTACGCATATCGACTATAAAGATGTAGAACTTCTTAAAAAATTCGTTTCCGAACGTGGTAAAATTTTACCTCGTCGTGTAACTGGAACAAGCGCTAAATATCAACGTAAACTTACTGTTGCTATCAAACGCTCACGCCAAATGGCATTACTACCATTTGTTGCTGAAGAAAAATAAATTAATTTTAACAGTCTAGAATTCATTTCTAGACTGTTTTTTCATAAATTAGACCTTGGATCATGTGAACCTAGGACCTAAGAAGGAAGTTAATGCTATTTATTCATGTTATTCTTATATAGAAGTAAAAAAATGCACAGGGGGAAACAATTATGTATAGAAAATTAGCAACAGTAGGGATGACGGTATTATTAGTAGGAGCATTATCAGCATGTAGTTTTAATGATGATAAGGATACATCATCAAATAATAGCAGCAATGAAACTACTAGTAGCAAAAGCAGTAATAATGAAAGTTCATCAGATAGCTTGCAAAACAAAAGCTTCGATATGAGTTATGAAGACGCGATTAACGCATTCAAAGACAAACATAGTGATGCAGAAATATCTAGCGTTGAATTAGAGAAAAGCTTGGGAAAATATGTCTATAAAGTTGATGGGATTTCAAATGATAATGAATACGAAATGAAATTCAATGCTGAAACAAAAGAACAACTAAGTGATGAAACAGATCGACTTGACCGAGAAGATGCAGGTGGAGTTGAAAAAGAAAACGAAAAACTTAGCTTAGATGGAATTAAATCACCAAAAGAAGCCATGGATAAGGCTGTTTCTGAACAAGCTGGTGACGTAACAAGTTGGAAAATAGAAAGAGAATTAGATACAACTTATTATGAAGTGACAGTAAAACAAGATAATAACAAATACGAAATCAAACTAAATGCAAAAACTTTAGAAATTCTTCAAACGGAACAAGACGATTAATAAAATGGAAAAGCCAACTGTGAACATTCTTTTACAGTTGGCTTTTTTAATGAATAAACTTACTTAAATAAAATATTAATATGGGTTTTTAAACCTATCATACAGTCCTTTTTACACGATTGAATATTCTGAAATGTATCCAAAAAATCGGCAATTTTGCTCTTTTTTGGTCGTTCATGACAAGAATCGGACATTTCATTACATTTTTGGTTATTATGGGTAAATTCGTTGTAAAATATTAGTGGAGGTGAATTAGTTGAGTAATTTTACTGCAAAAGTCCCTTTGTCAGAAAGAATGGCGGATGTGCTGATTTCGAAAGACCGCTGGAAAGATGATGAAGAAGGTTATTTAAAAGTAAAATATGGACTGGAAATAATTCTAATTAATGTCATGAAGTTTGCTCTCGTATACGGTATTGCCTTAGTAACAGGGTTATTACTGCAAACAGTGACAGTACATCTGTCATATTTATGGCTCAGACGGTATTCTTTTGGATTACATGCAACCAAAACATTGAATTGCACGTTAATTAGCTTGATGATGTTTGTGCTTGCGCCATTTGTTTTTCAAAATATCCCCTCTAATAATTGGATTGTTTTAGGTACATTTGGATTTATACTGCTCAACATGTTTCTATTCGCTCCGGCAGACACAGAAAGTTTGCCTTTAATCGGTGAAGAACACCGGAAAACACTAAAAAGAAAAGCGATGATAGGGACGCTAATTTTAACGGGAATTGCGTTGCTAATACCATTCGCAGAGATGAAAACATTAATCATGGTAGGATCTTTGTTTCAGGTGATAAGTATTAATCCACTTACTTACAAACTATTGAAAAGGAGGTATCGGAACTATGAAAAATATGAATAAATCAGTTGGTAAATTCCTTTCTAGAAAACTAGAAGAACAATC from Listeria monocytogenes ATCC 19117 encodes the following:
- the aguA gene encoding agmatine deiminase encodes the protein MRTIDSSSKKDGFRMPGEFEKHAGCYIIWPERPDNWRLGAKPAQKAFVDVATAISRFEPVTVVASSSQYVNARYMLPDEIRVVEMDNDDAWVRDSGPTFVVNDSGDVRGVDWSFNSWGGLVDGLYFPWDKDDQVAQKICELERKDRYRLADFVLEGGSIHVDGEGTLVTTEECLLSEGRNPQLSKQQIEMVLKEYLNLEKIIWLKRGIYLDETNGHVDNIFNYVRPGVVALAWTDDETDPQYEISKECFDILSNETDAKGRKLEVHKINVPKPILITDEESKGVDAVEGTLPREEGDRLAASYINYYTANGGVVFPLFGDPNDELAREKLRQLYPNCEVVGVKAREILLGGGNIHCITQQVPRG
- the arcC gene encoding carbamate kinase; this encodes MNQKIVVALGGNAILSSDASAEAQQSALEKTAEYLVQFIENGDDLIISHGNGPQVGNLMLQQHAGASEKNPAMPLDTCVAMTQGSIGYWMQNALDKAFLKHGLDKVAVSLITQVVVDKDDPAFKKPTKPIGPFLTKEEAEKEMAETGAIFLEDAGRGYRKVVPSPRPLSIKEHQIIKQLVDSGVVTISAGGGGVSVVENGLDLSGVETVIDKDFASEKLAELISADLLVILTGVENVYINYNQPNQKKLERVTVSELEKYIDEKQFAAGSMLPKIEAATAFVKERPNAKAIITSLENIGAMLEHGAGTVIIAG
- the aguA gene encoding agmatine deiminase gives rise to the protein MGQLKGLPVEDGFRMPGEYEPHIGCFMIWPERPDNWRLGGKPAQQNYKEVAVAISNFEPVTMFVSPNQYKNARKELPDTIRVIEMSNDDAWIRDYGPSFLVNDKGEMRGVDWGFNAWGGLLDGLYFPWDKDNQIAKKVCDLERLDYYSQNDFILEGCSIHVDGEGTLVTTEECLLSEGRNPNLTKIEIEQTLKKYFHVQKVIWLKHGFYLDETNGHVDNIFNFVAPGEVVLSWTDNKSDPQYEISRECYDILANQTDAKGRTFIIHKLHCPDPVLITQTESEGVEAINGTFPRQAGDRLAASYVNYYTANGAIIFPLFDDPKDKDAQELLEQLYPDRKIVGIKAREILLGGGNIHCITQHLPDKSTIRE
- a CDS encoding MurR/RpiR family transcriptional regulator; the protein is MDFFEISSKTVASLTRNERILFDYVVKNMNLIKNQSIREVSAECFVSTTTFLRFVRKLGFTGYSEFTTVLKFTLLGHTELKPSPFVVEQSDYREEYLKNIIESVRVLEPSKIKKITKKLVSKPRIYFFAKGLSKHAAKYIKYLYTMSGFLVEFPEDYQYRQAVLPHIGKDDLVFILTYGGHDIELIQTAQKLKSRNETPMLISITGADNNIIQNMSDINLYIFTDEIEMNNLDITSRISTIAIMELILYQFMEDETSSF
- a CDS encoding DedA family protein: MDFITYIIDFILHIDQHLVEIINNFGIWTYIILFLIVFIETGLVVFPFLPGDSLLFAAGALSVLDGSILHIVPLIITLWLAAVLGDTVNYHIGKKIGTSIPEDSWFGKLINKEKMEKAEAFFNKHGGKTIFIARFMPFIRTFAPFVAGASRMNYRYFLNYNILGATVWVLLCTLAGYFFGNFPIVKDNFSLVVIGIIVVSVIPMVVSFIKSKMDKKSAE
- the arcA gene encoding arginine deiminase, with the protein product MKMEQALNITSEIGKLQTVLVKRPGSELENITPEYLESLLFDDIPYLKMMQKEHDFFAKTMKDSNIEVLYLEKLAAEALREANNKESFLTKMIKESNQMDESALYVRDYLMSFDEEEMIRKLMSGLKKSEIPERKKKHLNEMMDEQYPFFLDPLPNLYFTRDPAAVIGNGVTINRMFQPARRRESMFIELILKHHPRFSNQEIPVWSGRGEPFSLEGGDELVLNEETVLVGVSERTDARAVERLAESLFSRSPKIKRVLAVEIPETRSFMHLDTVFTMVNFAQFTIHPAIQNQQGELNIYILEKSENGLEITPRRDFQRVIAEVLDEPEIDFIPCGGEDVIVSAREQWNDGANTLAIAPGEVITYDRNQVSNDLLRSAGIKVHEVISSELSRGRGGPRCMTMPLVRENLK
- the rpsF gene encoding 30S ribosomal protein S6, which encodes MARKYEIMYIIRPNIEEDEKKAVVERFDGILTENGAEIIESKEWGKRRLAYEINDYRDGFYHIVKLNADKADSINEFDRLAKISDDIIRHMVIKEEA
- the ssb gene encoding single-stranded DNA-binding protein; translated protein: MMNRVVLVGRLTKDPELRYTPAGVAVATFTLAVNRTFTNQQGEREADFINCVVWRKPAENVANFLKKGSMAGVDGRVQTRNYEGNDGKRVYVTEIVAESVQFLEPRNSNGGGGNNYQSGNNNNNYNSGGNNFGQAPTNNGGFGQDQQQSQNQNYQSTNNDPFASDGKPIDISDDDLPF
- the rpsR gene encoding 30S ribosomal protein S18 → MAGGRRGGRRRKKVCYFTSNGITHIDYKDVELLKKFVSERGKILPRRVTGTSAKYQRKLTVAIKRSRQMALLPFVAEEK
- a CDS encoding PepSY domain-containing protein, which encodes MYRKLATVGMTVLLVGALSACSFNDDKDTSSNNSSNETTSSKSSNNESSSDSLQNKSFDMSYEDAINAFKDKHSDAEISSVELEKSLGKYVYKVDGISNDNEYEMKFNAETKEQLSDETDRLDREDAGGVEKENEKLSLDGIKSPKEAMDKAVSEQAGDVTSWKIERELDTTYYEVTVKQDNNKYEIKLNAKTLEILQTEQDD
- a CDS encoding accessory gene regulator ArgB-like protein, which gives rise to MSNFTAKVPLSERMADVLISKDRWKDDEEGYLKVKYGLEIILINVMKFALVYGIALVTGLLLQTVTVHLSYLWLRRYSFGLHATKTLNCTLISLMMFVLAPFVFQNIPSNNWIVLGTFGFILLNMFLFAPADTESLPLIGEEHRKTLKRKAMIGTLILTGIALLIPFAEMKTLIMVGSLFQVISINPLTYKLLKRRYRNYEKYE